A DNA window from Eremothecium cymbalariae DBVPG#7215 chromosome 3, complete sequence contains the following coding sequences:
- a CDS encoding arrestin family protein (similar to Ashbya gossypii ADR172C) yields the protein MARTAVKAPALFDIRFSSCKNGVVILKGSSDEASSVLLSGKVVLSINEPIQIRHLNLGLYGALRVYLPASACCSTGTVAKPVSFYRKVFEHVWDDLCIQDGVHNNSSTNASAVPIGHKSKSSPNLPGLGKKFISSRSLMNISALNGGCRTLSEGNYEFPFSAILPFSMVESVEGLENASVTYNLVATLERGKFSCNFCCRKPIRVIRTLTPTSLGLTETIAVDNTWPGKVDYSISIPSKAVAIGSTIPLHILIVPLLKGLKLGDIRISILEYTSLTTPHGSITNDERLVMKMKLKDPLGHLSESDDDNEEHWYQDKWEISTTVLIPPSLSKCIQDCSIFENLKVRHKLKIVVALANPEGHVSELRASLPVQLFISPYIALGVKPSGPSCGSCLNDMHTENTDGPEELLFADLIPGLDMSDPHTSSNPVLLTPPNYGNHVYDRLWSNNLICMDSTTSALPSPLITSNSSHTKSIDRALFSRGLQDLEVERDALPGSSSNRSLTTRPKPVTINSSHGTSCLHNNANRVLESPTTVIPSVASHVSCDSAYDLIQPSDSSINSHWELDSMGEVPTYEKAVETDITGDELPPAYPDAEDRPITINLTKPGNLRLRESKFSSFGTTSNSSTAARQNLHRSASSSVIYHHPPPSWKF from the coding sequence ATGGCACGCACAGCTGTTAAGGCACCCGCTTTATTCGATATTCGGTTTTCGTCGTGTAAAAATGGTGTTGTTATTCTCAAAGGGTCCTCTGATGAAGCTTCATCTGTATTACTTTCTGGTAAGGTTGTTTTATCTATAAATGAGCCTATTCAAATAAGGCACCTTAATTTGGGGCTTTACGGTGCTCTCAGGGTATATCTTCCGGCTTCGGCTTGTTGTTCCACAGGTACTGTGGCCAAACCTGTGAGTTTTTATAGGAAGGTGTTTGAACATGTTTGGGATGATTTATGCATTCAAGATGGTGTTCACAATAATAGCAGTACTAATGCTTCTGCAGTACCAATAGGGCATAAGAGTAAATCTTCGCCTAATTTGCCTGGACTGGGTAAAAAGTTCATATCTTCAAGGTCGTTGATGAATATTAGTGCGTTGAATGGCGGTTGTCGCACGTTATCTGAAGGTAATTATGAATTTCCTTTCAGTGCAATACTACCCTTTTCAATGGTTGAAAGCGTCGAAGGCTTGGAAAATGCTTCAGTCACTTACAACTTGGTGGCTACCCTTGAAAGGGGGAAATTCAGTTgtaatttttgttgtagGAAGCCAATTAGAGTAATCCGGACGTTAACACCAACTTCTTTAGGGTTGACGGAAACTATAGCGGTGGATAATACATGGCCTGGCAAGGTAGATTATTCGATTTCAATTCCTTCTAAAGCCGTTGCCATTGGATCTACTATACCGTTGCATATTCTGATTGTCCCTCTTTTGAAAGGTCTAAAATTGGGTGATATAAGGATCAGCATTTTGGAATATACAAGCCTTACTACTCCACATGGGTCTATTACGAACGATGAAAGGCTagtgatgaaaatgaaattgaaggaTCCACTGGGGCATCTCAGCGAatcagatgatgataatgaagagcACTGGTATCAGGATAAGTGGGAAATAAGCACCACAGTTCTGATACCCCCATCATTGTCCAAATGCATCCAGGATTGcagtatttttgaaaatctcAAAGTTCGTCATAAGTTAAAGATTGTCGTTGCATTAGCGAACCCAGAAGGTCATGTGTCAGAACTCCGAGCATCCCTACCCgttcaactttttatatCTCCGTATATTGCATTAGGGGTGAAACCTAGCGGTCCTTCTTGTGGTTCTTGTTTAAATGACATGCATACAGAAAATACAGATGGTCCTGAAGAGTTGCTATTTGCAGATCTAATTCCAGGTCTTGATATGTCAGATCCACATACTTCTTCTAACCCCGTACTTCTCACCCCTCCAAATTATGGTAACCATGTATACGATAGACTTTGGAGCAACAACCTTATCTGCATGGATTCTACGACATCTGCTTTGCCAAGCCCCCTTATAACTAGTAATTCAAGCCACACGAAAAGCATTGACCGGGCCCTTTTTAGCCGTGGTCTACAGGATTTAGAAGTTGAAAGAGATGCTTTACCGGGATCATCTTCCAATCGAAGTCTAACTACCCGGCCGAAGCCCGTAACTATTAACAGTTCTCATGGAACTTCATGCCTCCACAATAATGCAAATCGGGTTTTGGAATCGCCAACCACAGTTATACCTTCAGTTGCGAGCCACGTTTCTTGTGATAGTGCATACGACTTAATACAGCCATCTGATTCTTCCATAAACAGCCATTGGGAATTAGACTCAATGGGCGAGGTTCCCACATATGAAAAAGCAGTGGAAACAGATATCACCGGAGATGAACTACCTCCAGCATATCCCGATGCTGAAGATCGCCCCATAACAATCAATCTAACAAAGCCAGGGAATCTCCGTCTGAGGGAGTCAAAATTCAGCTCATTTGGAACAACAAGCAACTCCAGTACTGCTGCAAGACAAAATTTGCATAGATCTGCATCTTCCTCCGTGATATACCACCACCCCCCCCCTTCGTGGAAATTCTAG
- the ATG18 gene encoding phosphoinositide binding protein ATG18 (similar to Ashbya gossypii AAL119W) yields the protein MSKPSTPIINFINFNQTGSCISMGTSEGLKIFNCDPFGRFYSDEEGGCGIVEMLFSTSLLAVVGIGDNPSMSPRRLRIINTKRHSVICEVTFPTTILAVKMNKSRLVVLLHEQIYIYDINSMRLLYTIETSSNPHGLISMSPSLENNYLAYPSPPKVISSEIKGNATTNNINISNKMSTDNSADHLDAISEGSIDRIRNSTEHNINNTSDEPSRFSRSNHNGNNHNHVNGNSNNNNWNGNSNGNNSNNNNSSNSNSNNNILKNGDVILFNLQTLQPTMVIEAHKGEIAALSLSKDGTLLATASEKGTIIRVFSVETCAKVYQFRRGTYATRIYSLSFSDDNELLAASSSNKTVHIFKLGKPAAPNTNSGGVSSDEDVDDAEDSEDGCEEESAIRADSEDTHSAASVDSLENVRHHSKEPIVDSSRKTVGRMIRKSSQKFSRKAAEALGSYFPIKVTSILEPSRHFASLKIPIESHNNLKTICAIGSPISLDISEYPELFDGSAASLLKNTSVTSSTPANSSGPESSKFVKMIPIRVVSSEGYMYNYVLYPERGGDCLLLSQYSLLMD from the coding sequence ATGTCGAAGCCCAGTACACCTatcattaattttattaatttcaATCAAACAGGAAGTTGTATCTCCATGGGAACATCAGAAGGATTAAAGATCTTTAATTGTGATCCATTTGGGAGGTTCTATTCCGATGAAGAGGGCGGGTGTGGTATTGTTGAGATGCTATTCTCTACATCGTTGCTGGCGGTAGTGGGCATTGGCGATAATCCTTCGATGTCACCCAGAAGATTACGGATCATAAATACAAAAAGGCACTCTGTGATATGTGAAGTTACATTTCCTACGACTATTCTAGCAGTGAAGATGAATAAGTCTAGGTTGGTGGTGCTATTGCACGAGCAGATATACATTTATGATATCAACAGTATGCGCCTTCTATACACTATTGAAACTTCTTCGAATCCTCACGGCTTGATATCAATGTCTCCTTCATTGGAAAACAATTATCTTGCTTATCCGTCACCACCTAAGGTTATCAGCTCAGAGATCAAAGGAAATGCAACCACcaacaatatcaacatATCAAACAAGATGTCGACAGATAATAGTGCTGATCATCTGGATGCCATCTCAGAAGGGTCGATAGATAGAATCAGAAATTCTACCGAGCATAATATTAACAATACGAGTGATGAACCGTCAAGATTTTCAAGGTCTAATCACAATGGTAACAATCACAATCATGTTAAtggtaatagtaataataataactggAATGGAAACAGCAATGgtaacaacagcaacaataacaatagtAGTAAcagtaatagtaataacaaCATCCTGAAAAACGGGGATGTTATTCTATTCAATTTGCAGACGTTGCAGCCCACCATGGTTATTGAGGCTCATAAGGGTGAAATCGCTGCACTATCATTGAGCAAAGATGGAACATTGTTGGCCACTGCATCTGAAAAGGGCACGATCATTAGAGTGTTTTCTGTTGAAACATGCGCGAAGGTGTATCAGTTTAGGAGAGGCACTTATGCCACACGCATCTACTCACTAAGTTTCAGTGATGACAACGAATTGCTTGCCGCTAGCtcttcaaacaaaactGTCCATATATTCAAGCTAGGTAAACCTGCTGCCCCGAATACGAACTCTGGCGGCGTGAGCAGTGACGAAGATGTCGATGATGCAGAAGATTCTGAGGATGGTTGTGAGGAGGAATCCGCGATACGTGCTGACAGTGAAGATACTCACTCTGCTGCAAGCGTTGACTCCCTGGAAAATGTTCGACATCATTCAAAAGAACCTATTGTAGATTCCAGTAGGAAAACCGTGGGTCGGATGATTCGAAAATCGTCTCAAAAGTTTTCGAGAAAAGCTGCAGAAGCCTTAGGTAGTTACTTCCCTATAAAAGTAACCTCAATTCTAGAGCCTAGTCGCCACTTTGCAAGTCTGAAAATTCCAATTGAAAGTCATAATAACCTGAAAACTATATGTGCTATTGGATCACCAATATCATTGGACATATCGGAGTATCCTGAGTTGTTTGACGGGTCTGCAGCATCTCTACTGAAAAACACTTCAGTCACATCCTCAACTCCAGCCAATTCCTCGGGCCCTGAAAGTTCTAAGTTTGTTAAAATGATACCAATTAGGGTTGTTTCAAGCGAAGGATACATGTATAACTATGTTTTGTATCCAGAAAGAGGCGGCGATTGTCTACTGTTGAGTCAGTACTCCTTGCTAATGGATTAA